The Triticum dicoccoides isolate Atlit2015 ecotype Zavitan chromosome 6A, WEW_v2.0, whole genome shotgun sequence genome has a window encoding:
- the LOC119319223 gene encoding uncharacterized protein LOC119319223, which translates to MTTLLFTPGLQAPDRIPMERFSLQVCSEAAWNTWCVLGVRQGRVLIMNWTLREFLIYNPFSGERRRVSFPPDLSLPSDEFFDEAYNANGALFWDDEQSPLKLVLVACSGRTRVEARVYSSETGTWGDIISIPEPCRLTSVPVTVVGNRLYCWLKRPGNSILEFNLDSQTLALITRPPRANLKSRNCRIIPGEDGAVGLALLMYPAIELWNRNINSHGVATWVLRKTVVLDSIFDLAPSSTGQWRSLVLGYAEDANALLISVYKEMCIRVFTVQLESMQCKRIRGHFLNGLYYPFASFYAAGPSTLQILARGNNDGGAGGGQV; encoded by the exons ATGACGACTCTGCTCTTCACCCCTGGCCTGCAAGCTCCAGATCGCATCCCCATGGAGCGCTTCTCCCTCCAGGTCTGCAGCGAGGCCGCGTGGAACACCTGGTGCGTGCTCGGGGTCCGCCAGGGGCGCGTCCTCATCATGAACTGGACGCTGCGTGAGTTCCTCATCTACAACCCTTTTTCCGGTGAACGCCGCCGCGTGTCATTCCCACCGGATCTCTCACTCCCATCGGATGAGTTCTTCGACGAGGCGTACAACGCCAACGGAGCTCTGTTCTGGGACGACGAGCAGAGCCCACTGAAGCTGGTCTTGGTAGCCTGCTCGGGCCGCACCAGAGTTGAGGCCCGTGTGTACTCCTCTGAGACGGGCACATGGGGAGACATCATCTCCATTCCTGAACCATGTCGTCTTACCAGCGTCCCCGTCACCGTGGTCGGCAACCGCCTCTACTGTTGGCTCAAAAGGCCTGGGAATAGCATACTAGAGTTCAATCTGGATAGCCAGACCCTAGCTCTCATCACAAGGCCTCCCCGTGCCAACCTCAAGAGCCGCAACTGCCGGATCATCCCAGGAGAGGATGGCGCTGTTGGCCTCGCCTTATTGATGTACCCTGCCATCGAACTGTGGAACCGCAACATCAACTCTCATGGTGTTGCAACATGGGTGCTGCGCAAGACTGTTGTTCTGGACAGCATCTTTGATCTGGCTCCATCTTCAACGGGGCAATGGAGGTCATTAGTTCTTGGGTATGCCGAGGATGCTAATGCCCTTCTTATATCGGTGTACAAAGAAATGTGCATCCGTGTATTTACGGTTCAACTTGAGTCAATGCAGTGCAAGAGAATTCGTGGACACTTTCTCAATGGTTTGTATTATCCGTTCGCCAGCTTCTATGCCGCAG GCCCATCGACGCTACAAATTCTCGCTCGTGGGAACAACGATGGGGGTGCTGGTGGGGGACAGGTGTAA